Proteins from a single region of Deinococcus malanensis:
- a CDS encoding Bug family tripartite tricarboxylate transporter substrate binding protein, with product MTNLKKTALTLCALLTIAPAGVAQNLSGLRIMAPAAPGGGWDQTSRALQSVLQGENIVKPVQVFNVPGAGGTIGLAQLVNSKNDDKLLMTMGLVMVGAIKTNNSKVDLSRVTPIARLTGEYEVVVVPASSPFKTMDDLVKAWKADPGKVSFAGGSAGGTDHILVGLLAKAAGIDPKKMNYVPFSGGGEAVAALLGNQVSAGVSGYGEFEQQIKAGRLRAIGISSGKRQAGIAVPTFKEQGLNVELANWRGIVAPPGISASEKAALVAALDKAVKTKEWQDTLKTRNWTNLYMSGSKFSVFLKVEQNRINGVLKDIGLIK from the coding sequence ATGACGAACCTCAAGAAGACTGCCCTGACCCTGTGTGCCCTGCTGACCATCGCTCCTGCCGGCGTGGCCCAGAACCTCTCCGGCCTGCGCATCATGGCGCCGGCTGCTCCTGGCGGCGGGTGGGACCAGACCAGCCGCGCGCTGCAAAGCGTGCTGCAGGGCGAAAACATCGTCAAGCCCGTGCAGGTGTTCAACGTGCCCGGCGCCGGCGGCACCATCGGACTGGCGCAGCTGGTCAACAGCAAGAATGACGACAAGCTGCTGATGACCATGGGCCTGGTGATGGTCGGTGCGATCAAGACCAACAACAGCAAGGTGGACCTCTCGCGCGTTACCCCGATCGCCCGCCTGACCGGCGAGTACGAGGTCGTCGTGGTGCCGGCCAGCAGCCCCTTCAAGACCATGGACGATCTGGTCAAGGCCTGGAAGGCCGACCCCGGCAAGGTCTCGTTCGCAGGCGGCAGCGCCGGTGGCACCGACCACATCCTGGTGGGCCTGCTGGCCAAGGCTGCGGGCATTGACCCCAAGAAGATGAACTACGTGCCGTTCAGCGGCGGCGGTGAAGCGGTCGCCGCTCTGCTGGGCAACCAGGTCAGCGCCGGCGTCAGCGGCTACGGCGAGTTCGAGCAGCAGATCAAGGCCGGACGCCTGCGGGCCATCGGCATCAGCAGTGGCAAGCGTCAGGCCGGCATCGCGGTGCCCACCTTCAAGGAGCAGGGTCTGAACGTGGAACTGGCCAACTGGCGCGGCATCGTGGCGCCTCCCGGCATCAGTGCCAGCGAGAAGGCCGCCCTGGTCGCCGCCCTGGACAAGGCCGTGAAGACCAAGGAATGGCAGGACACCCTCAAGACCCGCAACTGGACCAACCTGTATATGAGCGGCAGCAAGTTCAGCGTATTCCTGAAGGTCGAGCAGAACCGCATCAACGGTGTGCTTAAAGACATCGGCCTGATCAAGTAA
- a CDS encoding tripartite tricarboxylate transporter TctB family protein, whose translation MSEPVPPPSPEFSRPMRRRLSVPDLVVALAILALGLAVWLSARGITTGANVQVGPGIFPTVVGILLSVLGAVLTIGALRGDRAEPATEEDTDPNAPVNHVSPLTILGGFALGTALLNPLGFVIGGAIMFTSVAWAFGERRLGLVVIAALILALVTYLVFTRGLGLPLPQGIFRGVL comes from the coding sequence ATGTCCGAACCTGTTCCGCCCCCGTCCCCCGAGTTTTCCCGGCCCATGCGCCGGCGGCTGAGCGTGCCGGATCTGGTGGTGGCCCTGGCCATCCTGGCGCTGGGGCTGGCCGTGTGGCTGAGTGCACGTGGCATTACCACCGGGGCCAACGTGCAGGTCGGGCCCGGGATCTTTCCGACTGTGGTGGGCATCCTGCTGAGCGTGCTGGGCGCGGTGCTGACCATAGGAGCGCTGCGCGGAGACCGCGCCGAGCCGGCGACTGAGGAGGACACCGACCCCAACGCCCCGGTCAACCACGTCTCGCCGCTGACCATCCTGGGTGGCTTCGCGCTGGGAACCGCGCTGCTCAACCCTCTGGGGTTCGTGATCGGCGGCGCCATCATGTTCACCAGCGTGGCGTGGGCCTTCGGCGAGCGCCGGCTGGGCCTGGTCGTAATCGCCGCGCTGATTCTGGCGCTGGTGACCTATCTGGTGTTCACCCGTGGGCTGGGGCTGCCGCTGCCGCAGGGCATATTCAGGGGCGTGCTGTAA